In the genome of Centropristis striata isolate RG_2023a ecotype Rhode Island chromosome 6, C.striata_1.0, whole genome shotgun sequence, the window GTAGCCCTGTGTGCTGACAGCAGATAATCCATTCTAGTCTAGTCGcttgacacatttttttccctctctctctctctctctctctctctctctctctctctctctctctctctctctctctctctgtccttttaTCACCCTCTTTCAATCTCTGATGTTCCAAACAACCTTGTATCAGACTCTcactttctgtcactttgtttcAAAGCTCTCTCTTCTCCCACTCAGGCCTTTTAATTATGTCTCTAAAGCCCCCTCCTAAGTGCTTAGGCCTTGATTGCAAAGACCAGCTTTATATATTTgactaaattaaaaaagtggggaaaaagggaGGGGAATAAATACTCAAGGCAGAGAGCATGTTAACAGCCAGATGCACGCACATTGTCATTTTCCCTAAAGCTCTCAAGTTCAGCGCATTTTAGGAACGGCAAGTAATCAGAGGGCTGGACAtcgaatgaagaaaaaaaaacaaatctgcaaAATGTCCCACCATAGCATTACTATTATTTACAACAGATATCAACAGAGGCACTTTTTGATTAACTGAATAACTATTACTGACCTATATTTTGTCATTCAGatagtgtatttattttttatgtaacaccactgtaaaataaaaaataaaaacaagcaatagGCTCAAATGGGCATTTCTTAGACCATACAAGGGACCCAGACAGTTCTCTTGCAATACCATCCATCTCTATTTAATGACAGCAATTATTTGTATGTTACTAGaatccaaaataaaacaatatttcaatttttttaatgataaattaaagttacttaaaaaaatgatgaacaCATCATTAAGTCATTACCACcattgttaaaataatgaattatggaaattatttaaacattaaaaaagacttTGAAGAACCTAAAGTGGCATTGAACTCATCCTCCTCCAGGCTAGCTGCCACATCCACAGATCAGGCCGTACTAAGAAGATTTCTGTTTGCTGATGGAGAAAAGCTTGTCTCTGCTTGATGCAGAATTTGTGGGTCGAACATGGCCAAAATGTCTGCTGAACTTGCTGACACGAGAGCCTCAGCACTGCGGTTttgttcatgttgttgtttgttcgaATAAACCtaattttttacaatattaGAACTGTAGAACACACTGTTCCTTAATAACACAatgcatacattttaaatagagcaCGTACTGTAGATCTTTGTTAAATTAGAAGCAATTTTTAGAAGTTGAATTGATCATAAATGTCTTGATCAAGAAAGTTCAGTGAGTCATTTTCACTTAATCTAATCTATATCACCTCTTGTTTTCCGCAGCCTCCTCTTCATGTTATTCTTACTCCTAATTGGTAAGAACCAGACTAATCTTCTAGTGGTCTTCGTAGGCTTAACCCTGCTTTGAGTAAAGGTCATTATCATTGGCCATCTGTCCTCAGAAATGCTTGTTCTGATTGGCCGTATGGCATAAGAAAGCAAGATTTAGGAAAAGCAGAATCTTTAAATTGAATGAAGATATTCCATTGGTCACAAAGGGGATGATGTTATCTGCTGGGAGCGACATGAGGTCGTGTCATTATATTAACCAGGGTCATATTAGTTCACGTGTGCTCACAGATGCAGAATCTGGTAATTCAAGTAAAACCTTTCTTTCTAGTGTGGCAACAGAtgaaggacagaaaaaaaaaacttgatgcaTTCAGTCTGACACCAAAGAAAAAGAGGTAATCGTTATTACCATTAAGGGTGTTTTAGCTCCCATTTGGCTGTGTTTACTGTAAAACACACGGGAGCCCATTATTACCATTAGGAATCCATGTTTAGAgatgatatagtgcatcatctTTCCGCGCTCATACAGTGTATTTATGTACGGGTTCAATGTGTAACAAATGACTgacttttagttttaaaaagtaAGTTTTGATGTTATGACAAAGACCAATTTGTATGGTGATGCAGAGAAATATACTGATTGAGCTTGCTATGCAGCTAGCCCCCACACAGGAACAATCAGCTCCTTTAGCCAGTGAATACCTATGGGGTGGACATCGCGGttgtgccaagttataagtatctaggtgtatacctggataataagttggactggtccctaaacacagatgctctctacaaaaaggggcagagccgcctctttttcttggggaagctcagatcttttgacatctgtagtaagatgctgcagatgttttatcagtctgtggtggtagtgtgttgttttatgctgcagtctgctggggaggcagcatcagacacagagatgcaaggcggttggacagactggtctaaagagctggttctgtggttggagccaggttggacacactggaggaggtggtggagagatgctctgtcaagatgttcgaggccatcctgaaatacccggatcatccgctacacaaaacctttatggaccaaaaaaacagcagtggacggctcctctctctctgttgcaggacggagagattcaaaagatccttcgctcctacagccatcaggctgtatCATTCTAagagagctaacagactaactgaatttcccctccgggataaataaagtaattttgattgattttattttattcgtTGAAGATCATCTATTCTATTTGACCTGATAACTAGGAAATCTTACACAGTTTAATATGCTGCcaacaggtaaaaaaaagttttagcaGTGAGAAATGTACCCAAAATCAGCTTACCTCTCCTCATTTTTAGGGTACTTTGCCAAAAACTTTCACAGTTTTCTTCACTCCTGGTTTTACTTCATATCTTTGAAAATTAGAGAAAATGCTTTAGGGAATAAATTCTCAGGCGACATATCCTGACAGAAGCATTGTTTTCCTCAAAATAGTTAGTTTTACCAGGATGCACACAGTTCAGTTCTGATCCCAAATAGTACAAAGAACTAGAGGAAGGAAAGGGATGTAAATAATTTTGCATGTAGTTGCAAGATACTAAAAGACTGCAAATTACATATTGGTAAATGCAAATCAGTGTGTGGCTGTTTGCTTGTGATTGCTTCTGTCTCAGATGAACTGGGCTTggacacacaacaaacaatatGTGAATTTGTAATAAAAGGGTTGCAGCGCTGCATGAATCAGGCTGAGCATACACAGTTTAGAAGAAGTGATGTAAACAACCAAAGGGCTCAGGTTGTGGGTGAATGTGAAATAGGAAGCCGGTGATACCAAATAACTTATAATgaaccaaacttttttttgtaatcctgGATTTTGCTGGGGTGGTATTGATGGCTTATAGTTTAGTTGTTTTTCCGACATTTCTCTGATGAGATCATTtgtatttccttcctttttctgTTTAATCTGTCATATGGGCTGATAAGAGATAAGATTTAGCATCAGCTCTTCCTGCTCCATGATATCACATATGTCTAAATCTGTCCAGGAATAGCATATTTGTGTCACCTCTCAGTGACCGGGGCTCCTGGGGCATCCTAGCTTTGAACCTTAAGCTGACTATTATATAAGGAATCATTTATGAGGATGATTAAATTTCAACTCTGAATTGCATACTGTTTTTGATTAACTGTCTTTGGCatcttaaagaaaaagaaaagaaaggtaaattattctgtaagtttatttttgtttgtttgtttttgaaaagcTTTTACTTCCCCTCTAGATAACCTGTTTTTGTCTCCTCAGCTAAAAGTAGGATTTAGCACAGTGGGCAGGCTGTGCGTGAGGGTGATTAGTTTTGACATAATCTACATTTGTCACATCAAATGCCCATGGCGCTAGCAAAGGCAATAAAATCTGTTGCGCTAAAAAACCCAACACAAATCAATGTGATGATAAATGAGAAGTTGCTGGGACGCAGTAATCTGTTCCACCCTGTTTAAGTTGGGACTTCAGCTACTGTGCTTCCTCATCAACAGTAATAGGCCAAATCCACAGGGATTCCCTGCCAATCACAGGCTTGTTCTATCTTAATGACTTTTTCCTCGGAAGCTGATAAAAGTGCTTTTCTTCTACATTCGTCAATCTGTTGTGTTTTACAGCAGCGAGCAGCTCAGAACACTGGTGTGGATTcaaacatacatacagataGTATGTTACTGTGGAAGTACTCTCACAAATGGTCAAAGAGCCCCTGAGACCTCTtaacctttattttttaatatgatgCTGTTGAACTGTCCTGCTGTGTAATCCCTTACTTTAAAGATTACCCTTTTCCTAGAAAGCTCAttgtgtttttagttatttttaatacAAGACAGATACATGCAGATATGCAcatgttaagaaaaaaaaaaagcaagaatgCAGGGAGTGAAAGTTGATTTCACCCAGCAGTGTCACCTGGCTCACTCAACCGTAGACTCTGCCAAATTAAAGATGTTAATTTCATCCTTAAGCACAAACTAATAGGAGCAATCACTTGCCTGGTTAAGACTCCAATCAAAATGCTAATTACAGTCCTGAACAGTTTGGGATTCATTATCCTCCTTTAGTTCCACTTTTCTGTCTCTGCGTTCCTTTCagcggttgtgaaaaaggcAGTGACTTTACAAAAAGGTGTCTGATTATCTTCACATTACTTGTTTTCTTCCACGTAATGCATGAGACTAATCTACAGCTGTCAGAGTAATGTTATCGCTTTTGAGGATTAAGTGAGATTTTGGGGATCACCACTGAGATGATGTTCCACTGTGCAGTTGTCCTTTGTGAGAAGCTTTAATTTGGTGCAATCATGCCAGTCCCCATGCATGCAAAAacatgcttacataaatgcatatcCATTTTAATGTGTCACAGAGAAGAAATACCAATAAATTGTGTcctttaaacaaaatgttttctagTGGTTGTTTTTTATGACGTTAATAGTGAATGTTGCCATAACACACTCTTAATCGTAATGAGATGAGATTAAATGTTTTGCCAAAAGAAGCCATGACAGTTTCCTACAAAGTTTCAGTCGCATTTCAGCGAGTACAGAACGTACAAAGAATACAACCAACTTGTTTTCATTCAGTAAATGTAAAATCATGCCACTTAATTTCTTTGGGAACATTGCAGTCATACCATACAGTGCTTTTTTTCATCAGCTTGTTGAATAGTTCTTACAGAGAGGgcccacacacatgcaaacttGTTTTACAGAGCACTTTATTCAGTTAAATGCCATGATTGCAGTTTTGTACATAGCGGAGGCAAATGAAAGACCTCAAGGACACATCAGTATTACAAAAGCTTTCCCAGCCTTACAGCTCCTCGTGGAGGattcaaagaaacacacaaatttCAATCAGCTCCAGGTTACTATGACACAAAGCTTTCCCgtcagtagcagcagcagcacagataGGTGTTGTCTGTTGTTACACTTTGATCCCTGTCTCTGTCAAACCTCTGCTTTCTAGCTCCCAGACTGCCTCACAAGAAGCAGGCAAGCCACTGACACGGTCGCCATGGCAACAGATGCAGATTTTAGAACCTTTGATGTGCGGTAAACAAAGGTGTATCAGCGTGCTCGTGTGTTTACGAGACACCTGATgagtgacagacagatggaACAGAGCGTAACAAACAGTGACTGTGGCATCTGGTCATCTGCAACAGCTGGCGTTCACAGAGCCTCGAAGACATCTCATACTTTTTTCCGCTGCAGTTCAAAAGTCACACGGCTTAAAATGAGGCCGTGTCACAGCAGTCCTTCCAAGCCAACACACCCTAGAAAATAAATGATTCAAGCATCTCCGTGACAGCACTTTCCCTTTAAAATCAATCACAATGGAACAGTGTCGTCTTTAGGCACAGGCCCAGATGATGCAACTTTATGATCGTGCATATATTGTGTGGGTGAGCATGTTCATCTCCTGCCGAATAAATCCACCCTGAGGTTGTTACTGCTGATGAAAAATTGTCCCCACCTCATTGAATAATGATGGCCTTGGAGACTTTGAAAATATGCCTCCTGGGCCTTCGGGTAGGATGTGTTACTTTGTGCTTTGTTGGTTGTTTGTGAAGTTCGGTGGCTGATGTTGCTCTTCTCTCTGCCTTGTATGTTTGGCAAGTTTCATGTTAGAAATAAAAATTCAAAGGAGCAGGAAATTATGATTATCATCAGAACAATATCataaataacactttttttaaaagaatgtaCTTATCTCACCACACCATGCTGCATGTGTGAGTAGCTGGTAAGCAGTGATGGAAACTACACTTACTGAATTATTGTGCTTAGATTTTCTCGTAgttgtgctttacttgagtttacttgataataaaaaaagtggaaaatattgtactttttactcaaatATGTGATGACAGTAGTGACAGGTTACTTTGCAGAAGATTTTACATACGATCAGTTAAAAAGGTCAATATTGTAGCTGAAATGAGCTCCACTCTGTATATTTATACCTGTGTTTCATAGTTTCACTTTAATACAATTTACACAAGCAAAGGATCTGAACTGTTTTCCACCAGCTGGAGGCACTGTATCCATAACAACAGTAACTAGGCTAATATCAGAGATTTGATGAGCAACCTCTAGTCGTACAGGACATTAAAATGCCTGCGATTTGAGCAGTTAATTCAAGGGCCcctttgagaatttttttttgtaatgaacaagagacaataaaaaaaaaaaaagaacttgacCACATTTGGTGCCATCTAGGAAACATTAAGCTCagacacaattacatttaaatCAGCACTCATGGATTCTGTGGtaaaaaagcaaacaagcaaacaactatTTTTTACTTGGATCGATAAGTTTAACTATCCTaatgaaaagaatgaaaatCAACACAAACTATCTTCAAAGGTTATTCTTCGAGAGTTTGCCAGCTTCTCATTAAGTTGAATAACTGTCTGCATACATTTGAAGGTCAGTTTAGTAAAGTGGTTTCATATTGCAACAGCCGTTATGTCCTTATGTGCCTGCATGGTGGATGTGTTAACCAGTTTTGAATTTATTGTGTCATTGCAAATTATCAAAATGTAGGGGCAAATTCAGCCCTTTTCAATGAGaacataatacaataataattatgaaaccagaaccagaaccccccccccccccccccccccccccaaaccaAATCCTGCTTAGGGCCCCTAGGAGTCTGAGTCCGGCCCTGTGAGTGTGAAAGCAAGGACCGGACAATATCATAGTTTATCACTTATTTGCTACCAGACATCTGTCAAAGTTAGAGTGTCTTTAGCTGCGAGGAGGACTTTGTCCATATCTGTGAGCAAAGCCGCTGATTTAAAGCAGCTAAAGAGGCACAAATCTGCCCTGTGGACCTGGTGACAGGTTCTCCTCTAAAAGGAAAAACATCAAAGAAAAATCTCCTTCCCACCAACTCTTGGCTTCCATTTTCATCTTTCTGCAGCTCCAGCCAGCTTTTTTAGGCTGTAGGCGCCATGTGTCCTTcgagaaaaatgagaaaagacAACGGGGAGTGTAACCTGCTCTCTGCTTGAAATGCACAGGAATGCAATGTGTGACTGATTTATGCCTGGTGAGCTTTTTGGCACaggtgtcctgtgtgtgtgtgtgtgtgtgtgtgtgtgtgtgtgtgtgtgccttctgGACTCTTGTCCTGCATCAGctaattaaatttttaaatatgaGAATTTCTAATGTAATTCATTATTATGCCAAACAGGCTATGGGTGGATTATCATATAACTTATTACTCATGTATGATGGTGCACATGCGCAATCAGCTCTTCCCCCTTCTCGCGCCAACTGAGTCCAATCTTAAACCGCGACCAGCCGCAGACAGATCAGCCGTGTATGTGAGAGGACAAGTCTCAGACTGAGACAGACTTGAGCTCTGCAGGAACTGCGtccttgcactgaaaaaaaaattgacctcatctgacttttttttccttattctACAACGGAAGACTGATGATGAGTCAGAAGTTTATCAGCTTTTTTTGCCCCAGAAGCTTCTCTCATCCTGACCAGTGGCATTAGGATGAAAAGGTGAAAGTTGGATTTTGTACGTCAGTGGTTCTGACATGCGCTAACCCGAAGCACTGATGGAGAGATGTGAAGGATATCCAGTTGGTCAagtttgaaaaacagaaaacgGACTTCAGCTGAAAGGATGCGTGTAGGTGAGTAGGATAATCCATATTTGCATGATTTAGGGAGAGAGGCGGGAGTTTCTAATCTTTGATAATCTTTTTTCGAGATGTCGTTTTCTTGGCAGACTGTTCACAGACTTCTGCTATTTCAGGTGCAATCCGCATTTTGCGCACGaaatattttcaaagtaaaacgAGTCCGCATGGAAAGAAATAGCACGTGTACGGATTGATGCATCCAGGGgacctttaaaaaaattgaagacGCCaaactaatctttttttttcataaatattttCATATGTGACGCTTTGTAGTGCTGAAGTGACAGCTCCCCACTTACACTGCATGCACTCTGCTTCACTGGAAAAGTAAAGAcacattttgcaaaaaagaaagaaaaaacattaaaaggggGGAATTCATTTCGCCTCTCTCATCAGCATGTGGTGGCTCTGTGCCTGGACAGGAGGATTTGGGCTGCTGCTGATTCTTCAGTTCCTCCTCCACACGCAGAGAGAAGATGGTCTCTGTGGAAGAAGTGGTTTAGTGGAAAAGATTCAATCAATGAGCAAAAATCCTTAATTCTTCCATGGAGTGTTGTCAAATTTGCTATCAGATTATTGTAAGAATAATTTTCTTAATACCTTATTAGATGCATGTTTAAGGTTTGTTTCTGAATGTCAGGTTTCAGATTCTACACATGTATGACATTTGCATCTATTCATTTTAACATAATGCATGGGAAAATGGCATAAAATATTGAGAGGCCCACAGCTGATGCAGTGCCAGATGCTAGAACACagatttttgggaaaatgtctTCAATGTTTTTAAACTCACAGCCACATACAGCAAACTCACTGTCCACAGCCTGTATGataactgctgttttttgttctgcAGTTTTGAGTGGACCTTAACAGCAACATGTCAAAACGCCACTTTGGTGCAAACTCAAAGTAACATTTTAGTGGCCTGGTGCCCTTGGGCTAGATGCTCTATTCAGGTCATATTTTATGTAATAGACGCAAATGTGCCACAAGATATGACTTCATGGCACggaagtgtttttaaaaaaatatactattaGAGATCTCTGCACAATATCATAGTGGACAGCAGATTGTCGACAGTTTCTACCCTGGTCCACCATGTTACATATAAAccttaggggggaaaaaagaaaaggaggatgTAAAAATAGAGTTAAGCATGCAGATGGCGGAAGCAGCGCATACTTATTCTCTGTCTGTCAAGCTTTTGAACTGCACCCTGACCTGTTATATACATTCAGGGATTCAGCTGAGTGCACTGAGACAACAAGCGCAGACGCAAATCCTGCTAAGCTCTctatttcctttttcctttcctgACATACTGCCGGCTTCCTTTACAGTGTGGATATTTCTCCTGTTCATTGAGGAGGGACTTGCTCTGGCACAAAAGATTAAAGGTAAGACTGTTACATTCACTGCAGCCCTTTGATAGAGTGGCTACATTAAATCAAGACAAGTGTTCAAATTACATTAAAGATCATAGATGTTTTTTGACGCTTTTACAATTGCCTTCAGGGTGTGAATTGTCTTGACATTGTATCTTTAATTTTTCCATAAAAAAGAACGTCTATGCTGTCATTTATACAGATGAAGGTACAGGATCAAAAGGGGTTAGACCCTCTCAACGGCCGCAGCAATCTCATCACTGTGGAAACTGGGTACGAAACACAGATGGTGGCACTTTCAGCTCCCCAAACTACCCGAAAACATACCCTCCCAACGAGGAGTGCCTGTACGTACTGGAAGGTAACCAACAACATCCACCTGAGCCTGATAATGTcactgctgtgaaaaaggtgGAGCTCCTATTCAAGTTTCTGTGAATACTGCAGATTTAAGACCTTAAATTAGGTCAGATTCCTCTGATGGAAATTTAAGGGAATCAGGAGCAGAATAtatttgtaatgttttgttgcttttattgcCTCCTTTAACAATGACATCAATATTGCTCATCATAAATTGGTCCCATCTGgtaaatggattattattattatttaaggaTTTTGTGCAATATTGTCTTGCTCATGTTAGATGATGCTAAAGTTTTCTCTTTATGGCTGTTAAAGAATGAACAAGCTTGCAggcaataacttttttttacagtgtattcctCATTATTTTGCACACCAAAGAATTCAtcaaactttattgtcattttgtgcatcaGTAATTGCTTCTAGAGCCCACCAAACAGTTTGACCAACTACAGTTCTTGGGTGAAAAAGGAGCAAATATTTTTTCACTGCACTGTCCATTCTCTGGTAGCATTATATCCCTAAAAAATACGCTCCCCTCAGCCCTGCCCCGCCAGAGGATAGAGCTGCTGTTTGATCGGACCTTCTACATCGAAGCATCATTTGAGTGTCGTTTCGACCACATAGAGGTGAGGGATGGTCCCTTCAGCTTCTCACCGCTCATCAATCGATTCTGTGGCGCTGCCAGCCCCGGACTTGTGCACTCCAGCGGACGCTTCATGTGGATCCGCTTCTTCAGCGATGAAGAGCTGGAGGGGATTGGCTTCCAAGTCCAGTACAGCTTTACTGATGGTGATTAAGACACATGTGATGGTTCTTTAGATCTTTGTCCAGCATTGATCAGTTTTCATCCAGTCTTCTCAAAATGTCTGATGCCTCTACTGTTATAAGCCATTCAATATCTGCACCTCCAATGATCATTTGTCTTTATTATTTCCCTCCAAAGATCCTGACTCTCATCTGCATGTGGGAGGACTCCTAAACCCAATCCCAGGTAGTACAACCACATCGCTCAGATAACTGCATTTGTACATCTTTAAATTAATGTGATGCAAAGTCATGACAGTTTCCTTTCATCATCACGTCTgatctcctttttttctttgttttcctttgatCTGCCTGTTGTCTCTTGTGGTTCAGATTGTCAGTTTGAGCTCTCTGGGCCTGACGGCCTGATCCGTTCCAGTCAGGTAGAGGAGGAATATAAAGTGAAGGCAGACCAGGCAGTGGACTGTATCTGGACTATACGAGCCCCAACAAAAAACAGGGTATGGCATGTGGCATGTTAAAGTTTAACATATCTGCACATAAAGTATAAAGCATAATCCAGGTcaacataaataaagtattttctgataTTGTCAAGTCATCAAGTTTGTGACTTGAGTCTGACTTCAGTCCTCATCTCTGGCGCTCAGACACTGAAACAGCTAACAGGGGGCTGCTATCGTATTAGTGATCAGTTTAAAAGTAAAGACACATGATAACGCTGTGTATTGTTCCTGCTAACaatgtattttgtttaatacatttaattgtaaagcagtttttatttacatgttttcaaTCAGTGTTTTGGTTCTGAAAGAATGAGGAagcattattacatttaaaaagaacaatataaaaatcaccttgaagtttttgtttgttattacctgtattaaagaataaatatgtgCATTTCTGCACCACTGGTTGAGGAAGTGTCTCATATTCCCTTTGATATAGAGTAATTTTTACAGGTCATAACACCAAGAGGCAGGTATTTGTTGATCTGGAATCTTCCAAAAGGTGTGTCACACCTTATGGTGTTTGAAAATTCCCCTATGAATTGTCTAAGTGTGATGTTTTATAATCTGGTTATATAACAACCAAATGCACCACACTGTGCCAATGGCCACCtccttttatattttcattttcattttttactctagatatggagagaaaaagatTAGGTTAcctattcagtgtttttctcaTGATAATATAGCACCACAAATGAACATGTGCACAATACCTTTGACAGATGACTATGAAGGactgcttttaaaatgtatccCAATGAGGATGTGATCAGATGATCGGAAATCGATTCTGTATACTTTTAATTCCCCCGAATGTATTATACGCACACGTTACCTTTTTCTCACACTCCCAGATTTTTGATACTTCAATAACCATGGAGCTAAAAGGACAGAACACATTTAGAAATCCAGAAAGTCATTTCTAAGCCACCGCCTTGTAGTTTAGTCAGCAAATCTGTGGGACTCAGTCATCATATTCAGAAAATTCACTGAATGGCTGAAAATTATTTATAGTTGATCCTATGGCAAAACAACActgaaatgcatgaaaatgaaaCTAATTTAAATTATATCTGCCCTTATGCTTATTCTAGATTTACCTGCGATTCTTGGATTACCAGATGGAAAACTCAAATGATTGCAAGAAGAACTTTGTGGCTGTTTATGATGGCAGTAATGCTATTGAGGACCTAAAGGtaatatattttacagtatgAAATACTTTAATTTGTTGCACATTGTATTGCATTATACTCTGAGTTTTTGTTTCCTTCTGCTACACACCAGGGCTGATCTTTCTTTCCCTGACATATATGCTCCTTAAGATTATAACATTTGAACCACAAATATCTAGCAACTGTTTTACAGACCTTGGCCTCAACGAGACTACACATCCAAAACTATAAAGGGAAATGGTGTGTGGTTTCTTGCAGGCTAAGTTTTGTAGTACAGTAGCTAATGACATCATGCTGGACAACGGTGTGGCAGTAGTGAGGATGTGGGCTGATGAGACAAGCCGTCTCAGCCGCTTCAGGATGCTGTTCACATCTTTTGCAGACCGTGAGTTTCTCCCTCAGATTATTCTTAATTCTTCTTTATTTACTTTCTGCAGCTGACAGGGATGTGGATTGGATGTATGAATTTCAACCGATTTGTAGCAGCACCCTCCTGTGGTTGCTGCTCAATACTGCAGCTCTTTCAAGAGTAAAGTCTAGGTAGCAGTTACAGCAAATGCATTCAATTATATAATGTACTAAGAATCATGGGTTTCCATTtcacctttttatttaaaaaaaaacatatctgtaattaaataaatactttatgaATGAGATCTCCGTTACACAACTTTTGGCGAGAATTTCCTGCTTTGAATACTGGTTTGCTCAGCATGTTTGCAtcgcacactgacacacacgtGTTTGTGTTACAGCACCCTGTGCAAGCACTGCATTCTTCTGCCACAGTAACATGTGCATCAACACCACTCTGGTGTGCAACGGCATTCAAAACTGTGTCTTTCCCTGGGATGAAAGCAACTGCAAAGGTAGTCCACTTTGTCATACCCTCTTAGAAAAAGTGCTGTGTGCTATTACAGTGAGTTGTGTTACGTTATGTAATATGATACGTGTCTTGTCGGGCTCTATTGTGTCACATTGAGCCTCCTTGGGCATCTGTGGCTATAATTCCACAAAATAGACACTCAAgtcatttatgtaatttttttgcctGATACCTCAGAGCAGTGCACATTGGTAAATGTGGGACAGTCCAGAATATTCTTTAAAATGTGCCCTTGCCAAGAAAATAATGATCTCATCATTTTCAACGCCTCTCTACCTAAAAGACCTTCAAATTCTTTTGGCTGTTTAGAGGAACTCCAGTGATTGAGATGGCTGTTTATCAGCGTAACTGGCTTTCAGTGAAGGCTCTGAATTGTTTCTGGCAACCAAAGATATAGACTGTCCTGATTGGAATGGCAACAAGTAATAGACTGATGTACTCTCAGTGCCTCTAAATGTCCGTCAAGTTACCTCTCTTTGTCACTCTTTTCATA includes:
- the neto2b gene encoding neuropilin and tolloid-like protein 2; this encodes MRVVWIFLLFIEEGLALAQKIKDEGTGSKGVRPSQRPQQSHHCGNWVRNTDGGTFSSPNYPKTYPPNEECLYVLEALPRQRIELLFDRTFYIEASFECRFDHIEVRDGPFSFSPLINRFCGAASPGLVHSSGRFMWIRFFSDEELEGIGFQVQYSFTDDPDSHLHVGGLLNPIPDCQFELSGPDGLIRSSQVEEEYKVKADQAVDCIWTIRAPTKNRIYLRFLDYQMENSNDCKKNFVAVYDGSNAIEDLKAKFCSTVANDIMLDNGVAVVRMWADETSRLSRFRMLFTSFADPPCASTAFFCHSNMCINTTLVCNGIQNCVFPWDESNCKEKKSKGIFHQITKTHGTIICVSTGVVLLLLIVSILVQVKQPRKKVLVRKNNLFQRGDFQEVFDPPHYELFTLRDKDMSGDLGELSEELQSLQALRRSSSGSRCIHEHHCGSQASINSLKGNQGAHGIGRGSMELPSFRGDIQSALPPLRDLNSSMRKKSWPSMKPGRIQGHHDMGDRVLGRQDRVMEEDEDEEEDGRYDVYVRRSGTRRGNYEMAQQRSLSMDF